From the Lolium rigidum isolate FL_2022 chromosome 2, APGP_CSIRO_Lrig_0.1, whole genome shotgun sequence genome, one window contains:
- the LOC124687156 gene encoding uncharacterized protein At2g33490-like, whose product MRNCYDGLLSSAAATTNSVYEFSEALEEMGSSLLAKTALNDDDDDSGRVLMMLGKAQYELTKSLDSYRTNIIHTITTPSESLLKELQTVEEMKHQCDMKREVYEAMRASYREKGQSKNSKIDQLSTEQLQASFLEYQEDAALFIFRLKSLKQGQFHSLLTQAARHHASQLSFFRRGLKCLEALEPHVKAIAEKHHIDYQSISLEDNESDNGGSSSYKESCSDDGELSFDYEINDTDQDFIASRGSMDLDKGEQTTSPAQSKEITQEEVKLPETEAVAPQVKPEISKPSAPIFGDNFFDQTERLRQMRPSSAKNSYKLPTPIDDKYPRSAVIHRSHHSAQFFESKPSAAENLWHSSPLAKDYKASTMHSGPIKLPSSSDFSKKLKRESWSGPIPSKASSSKPFSQSDHKSSMGHPRVMTSKSYVHARQPSSVSPKMSPLSTVSPKISELHELPRPPSNVEPLRPSGLVGYSGPLVSKRQAPMPPARVSLTTSHTASPLPRPPSSLARSYSIPSNSKRTPLITVNKLLEARNSRESSEVSSPPLTPLSLADLSRQPTTKTTTGSIRTKETL is encoded by the exons ATGAGGAACTGTTACGATGGCCTGCTATCCTCTGCAGCCGCTACAACGAATAGCGTATATG AGTTTTCTGAGGCTTTGGAGGAAATGGGAAGCTCCTTACTTGCAAAAACTGCactaaatgatgatgatgatgatagtg GTAGAGTGCTGATGATGCTCGGAAAGGCCCAGTATGAGCTAACAAAGTCTCTTGATAGCTAC CGTACAaatattattcatacaatcacaacCCCGTCAGAGTCTCTTCTCAAGGAGCTACAAACCGTAGAG GAAATGAAGCACCAATGCGACATGAAAAG GGAGGTGTACGAAGCCATGAGGGCATCTTATAGAGAAAAAGGGCAGTCAAAGAATTCAAAAATTGACCAGCTCTCCACAGAACAATTGCAAGCTTCTTTTCTCGAATACCAAGAGGACGCTGCACTATTCATATTTCGCTTGAAATCGCTTAAGCAAGGGCAATTCCATAGCCTTCTCACACAGGCTGCTCGCCATCATGCTTCTCAG TTAAGTTTTTTCAGGAGAGGACTCAAATGTCTCGAGGCACTTGAACCTCATGTAAAAGCAATAGCTGAGAAACATCACATTGACTATCAGTCCATCAGCCTTGAGGATAATGAATCCGACAACGGCGGTTCCAGCTCATACAAGGAGAGTTGTAGTGATGACGGAGAATTGAGTTTCGACTATGAAATAAATGACACAGACCAGGATTTTATTGCTTCAAGAGGTTCGATGGAT TTGGATAAAGGGGAACAGACAACTTCCCCAGCGCAGTCAAAAGAGATCACACAG GAAGAAGTGAAACTACCTGAGACAGAAGCAGTAGCTCCACAAGTGAAGCCCGAAATCAGTAAACCTTCAGCTCCAATTTTTGGTGACAATTTTTTTGATCAAACTGAGAGGCTTCGGCAAATGAGGCCATCTTCAGCCAAGAATTCGTACAAACTCCCAACACCAATCGATGATAAGTACCCCAGATCAGCAGTTATTCATAGATCACATCATTCTGCACAGTTCTTTGAAAGTAAACCTAGTGCCGCTGAGAACTTGTGGCACTCATCTCCACTGGCGAAAGATTATAAAGCGAGCACCATGCATAGTGGTCCCATTAAACTGCCATCAAGTTCCGATTTCAGTAAGAAGTTGAAGAGGGAGTCCTGGTCTGGTCCAATTCCAAGTAAAGCAAGCTCAAGCAAGCCCTTCTCTCAGTCTGATCACAAATCATCCATGGGCCATCCTCGTGTGATGACATCAAAGTCTTATGTTCATGCCCGGCAGCCATCATCTGTTTCCCCAAAGATGTCGCCACTTTCGACAGTATCCCCAAAAATCAGTGAGCTTCATGAGCTACCTAGGCCTCCATCCAATGTAGAGCCCCTTCGGCCTTCTGGTCTAGTTGGGTACTCTGGTCCTCTGGTATCAAAGCGTCAAGCTCCTATGCCACCTGCCCGTGTCTCTCTAACAACATCACATACAGCCTCACCGCTTCCACGACCTCCATCCTCCTTGGCTCGAAGTTACTCCATACCCTCAAACAGCAAAAGAACACCCCTCATTACTGTCAATAAGTTGCTGGAGGCTAGAAATAGCAGGGAGAGCAGTGAAGTTTCCTCCCCACCACTGACTCCGTTGTCATTGGCGGATTTGTCCCGCCAGCCAACCACAAAAACAACTACAGGCAGCATAAGGACGAAGG AAACCTTGTGA